The Nitrosomonas sp. PY1 genomic sequence ACCAATGAGCCAAAAGTTGCCTTCAATGTGTTCGGGCTTGCGCCTGTCTCGCGCACCATATCGCGGGTCGCGACGCGGCCATGGTCACGCACATAATCCAGGATTTTGACGGCCAATTCGGGCAAGACGGCCAGGGCGTTCTTTTCGCGCTCCACTTTCGTGGCTAGGCGGCGCTTCTGCTGCTGCAAAGCCCGCATGAAAAACATAAGCCAGGGTTGCCAATTCGGGGCTTCACTGCGAATTGTGCCTCGGGTCTGACGCAAGGCGAGATAATACCCCTCATTGCTGTTCTCAATCACGCTTTCGAGCGACGAATACGGCACATAAGCATATCCGGACTGCAACAAGAGCAAGGTTGTGAGAATGCGGCTCAGGCGGCCATTTCCGTCCTGAAACGGGTGGATTTCAAGGAACACCACAACGAACACGGCAATCATCAGCAAGGGGTGAATGCGCTTCAGCTCACGGGCATCGCGCAGCCAGGTAACAAGTTCGGTCATCCAGCGCGGTGTATCGAACGGCGTAGCCGTCTCGAACACGATACCGACCATTTTTCCGTCTGCGTCAAAAGCGCTCACATCATTGCGCAGGGTTTTATATTCGCCCCTGTGCCGTTCGTCCTTTTCACTGTAGCGCAGAAGGTCGCGGTGAAGCTGTTTGATATGGTTTTCGGTGATGGGAATATCCTGCCAGGCCTGGAAAATCGTTTCCATGGCCTCGGCATAGCCAGCAATTTCCTGCTCGTCGCGTGTCTCGAATTTCTTGATTTCCAGCTTGCCAAGCAG encodes the following:
- a CDS encoding Fic family protein, whose amino-acid sequence is MIKTDAIQITPELLALLSEIDEFKGAWRALGTLAPDRLNALRRIATIESIGSSTRIEGNKLSDREVEHLLGKLEIKKFETRDEQEIAGYAEAMETIFQAWQDIPITENHIKQLHRDLLRYSEKDERHRGEYKTLRNDVSAFDADGKMVGIVFETATPFDTPRWMTELVTWLRDARELKRIHPLLMIAVFVVVFLEIHPFQDGNGRLSRILTTLLLLQSGYAYVPYSSLESVIENSNEGYYLALRQTRGTIRSEAPNWQPWLMFFMRALQQQKRRLATKVEREKNALAVLPELAVKILDYVRDHGRVATRDMVRETGASPNTLKATFGSLVEKGFLVRHGGGRSTWYRQS